The window CGAACTCGCGGTCGCCGCGGATGCGGGACGCCTGCGGGCCGCCCTGATCCTGGTACTTCGACCCGCGCTCGCTCCCGTACGGGCGGTCGGCGCTGCTCGTGAGCTCCGTGAACACGAGTTGACTGATGCGCATCCCCGGACTGAGCGCGACCGGGGCGGTTCCGAGGTTGGAGAGTTCGAGTGTTATTTTCCCACGGAATCCTGGGTCAATAAACCCCGCTGTAGCGTGGACAACGACGGCGAGCCGTCCGAGCGACGACCGGCCCTCGACCTGCGCCACGAGGTCGGACGGGACTTCGACGCGCTCGTGGGTAGTTCCGAGGACGAAGTCGCCGGGGTGGAGGATGAACTCGCCGCCCTCGTCGACGACGGTCTCCGTGACGTAGTCGTCCACCTCGGTCTCGTCGTTCGGATGGATGCAGGGGATGTTCGCGCGCTGGAACTCCAGGAACTCGCGGCCGAGCCGGACGTCGATACTCGCGGGCTGAATCTGCAACTCCGGGTCGTCGAGCGGTTCGACGACGAGGTCGCCGGCCTCCAGTCGGTCGAGGAGGTCGGCGTCGGACAGTATCATACCGGTTTCTGGACGCCCGAGGCCTAATAGGTTTTAGATGACGTCGGTGAGTCGTAGCGGCTTTGACGCGTCCACGAGACCACGAGGTATGAAGCAAGCCATCGTCGTGCGCGCCGACCTCGGGATGGGGACGGGGAAGGTCGCCGCGCAGGCGTCGCACGCGTCGCTGCGGGCGTTCGAGTACGCTGACGACCGGGCGCAGCGAGCGTGGAAGCAGGGCGGACAGAAGAAGATCGTGCTCAAGGCCGGCTCGGAGCGCGAGCTCTACGAGCTGAGCGAGGAGGCGAAGGCCGCCGGCCTGCCCTCGGCCGTCATCGAGGACGCCGGACACACGCAGGTGGAACCGGGGACGCCGACCGCGCTCGCCATCGGGCCCGCGGCGGAGGCCGACATCGACGCGATAACGGGCGACCTCTCCCTGTTCTGATGATCGACGCACACCCGCTCGAACGCGCGGTCGGCGTCGAGCGCTACGCGAGCAGTACGCCGGGAACGGGCGGCCGCCTCCGCGAATCGCCCGGTGACTTTCGAGTGCGCGAGATCGAGGACTTCGCCGCCGAGCCCGCGGGCGAGAGCGCGGGCGACTACCCGCACGTGGTGGTGCGCGCGACGCTCACCGACTGGGACACGAACGGGTTCGCGCGCGCGCTCTCGAACCGCCTCGGCATCAGCCGCGAGCGCGTGAACTGGGCGGGCACGAAGGACAAGAACGCCGTCACCACCCAGCTGTTCACCGTGCGCGCCATCGACCCCGGGGACGTGCCCGATATTCGGAACGCCGAAGTCGAGGTGGTGGGACGCGCGGGTCGGAACATCCAGTTCGGCGATTTAGTGGGCAACGAGTTCGAAATCGTCGTCCGAGACCCCGACCGTCCCGAGAACGCGAACGGTATTACGGACGAACTCGCCGCGTTCGGCGGGCAGTCGACGGACGCGGTGGCGGCAAGCGCGGAGACTGCGGACGCAGGGCGATCCGTCGCGGCCCCCAACTTCTTCGGCCAGCAGCGCTTCGGGAGCTATCGGCCGGTCACGCACGAGGTCGGGCTGGCGGTGGTGCGCGGGGACTGGGAGGGCGCGGTGCTGGCGTACGTCGGGAACCCGAGCGAGCACGAACCCCCGGAGACGCGTGCGGCGCGCGAGTTCGTCGAGGAGACGCGGGACTGGAGTGCGGCCATCGAGGAGTTCCCGGGACACCTGCGGTACGAGCGCACCGTGCTGAATCGGCTGGCGGAGAACGGCGGCGAAAGCGAGGCCGACTTCCGGGCGGCCCTGGAGACGTTCCCGTCGAACCTCCAGCGGCTGTTCGTGCACGCGGCGCAGTCGTACGCGTTCAACCGCATCCTCTCGGAACGGATGGCTCGCGGCCTGCCGTTTTCGGAGCCGGTCGAGGGCGACGTGGTGTGTTTCGCGGACGCGGACGCGCCCGGCGACCTCACGATTCCCGACCCCGACCGCCTCCAGCGCGCGACCAGCGAGCGCGTGAGCGTGCTGTCCCGGCACGCGGAGCGCGGGCGGGCGTTCGTCACCGCGCCGCTCGTCGGGACGGAGACCGACCTCGCCGACGGCGAGCAGGGCGACATCGAGCGCGACGTGCTCGCCGACCTCGACATCGCGCCGAGCGACTTCGACCTCCCCGGCGAGTTCCACTCGGAGGGAACGCGGCGCGCGATACTCGTCCGGACCGACATCGACGTGGCCCGCGACCCGCTGACGTTCACGTTCGCGCTGCCGAAAGGCTCGTACGCGACCGTCGTCCTCCGCGAGTACCTCAAGACGAGCCCGCTCGACCTGTAGGCAGTCGCCGCACCGACACCCACGCTTTTCCCGGTTCGGGTCGTCCGTTCGGGCATGTCCGAGTACCCAGTCAGTGACGACCTGCCGGACGCGCCGTTCCACACGACGGGCGTCGACCACATCACGATGATCGGCTCGAACGAGGAGGACACCATCGAGTTCTACCGCGACCTCCTCGGGATGCCGCTCGTCTTACGGCAGCCGAACCTCGACGACCCGAACCAGACCCACCTGTTCTTCGACGCGGGCGACGGCCGCATCCTCACGTTCTTCGTGAACGAAGACCGGGACTCGAACCCCCAGCCGCACCGCCACCGCGTCGGCTCCGTCCACCACCTCTCCGTCTCCATCGACCCCCACGAGTTCGAGACGGTGATGGAGAGTCTCGACGACGCCGGCCACGGCTTCAACGTCTTCGACCGCGGCGTCTTCCACTCGCTCTACACCCGCGACCACAACGGGCTGGTCATCGAACTCGCGACGGACAAGTACGAGATTCCCGACGACCGCCGGGGAGAAGTGCTCGCGAAGACCCAGGAGATTCGGGAGGCGGACGGCGCGGACTACGCGGAAGCCGAACACTTAGAGGAAGCGCTCGACGAGCTCGGACTGGACGCGGAGCCGGTCGAACTACCGGACGCGCCGACGGGCGCGGGCGTCTGAAGACCGTTCTGGTTTTACGGCCATCCGCCCTACGGTGAGGAAATGGAGTGTCGGCAGTGTGGCGCGCCGCTGGACAAGCCCGGCGACTACTGCCTGCTGTGCGACACCGCGAACTGCGACGCCGTCGTGGTCGACATCGAGGCGTCGCGGGCGACGCTGACGTTTCTGGACGCGGAGCGCGTGGAGGACGACCCGCGCAGTCCCGTGCTCGGGGAAACGGTGGTGACGACGACGCCGGAGCCGGACGCGGAGCGCGCGGTGGCGCAGGTGCGGAACTTCGCGGGCCGCATCGCCGACGAAATCAGGCGGAAGCGTCCGGAGACGGTGTTCGTGACGGGCGAGCGCGAGGTGGTGCGGGCGCTGCGGGGCGACCTCCACCACGAACTCTACCGGGTGAGCGGGGCCGACCCAGTGGAGAGCGTTCTGGAGCGCTGGGGCGGTCGCGACCTCGAAATCGTGGAGAAATCCGCGGCGGAGAAAATCGGGGGGTCGCACACGACGCTCGTGGGGGAGCGCGAGGGCTGGCACGCCATCGAGACCATCGCCGGCCACCCCCACGTGAAGAAGATCGTGCCCGGCCCCATCGACGCCGGCGGCGCGAGCACGCGCGGCGGCGTGCGAGCGAAGGTGACGCGCGCGGACACGAACGGGAACGTCCGGCTGCTCATCCGCGAGGGGTCGTCGGTACAGGAGAACCGCGTGGTGACGACGGCGATGGATCGCGAGACCGGCGAGCGCGTCCGGGACGACCTGAACGACGCGCTCGAAGACGAGGGCCTGAAGCGGGACGCGTAAGCAGGACGGGGGCGACTCAAAGCCCTTATGTGGACGCTGTGGCTACGTGCTTGTACTATGGCCGAGAAGAAGTCCACGACCGGGAGCGCCGGCCGATTCGGCGCTCGGTACGGTCGCGTCGCGCGCCGCCGCGTCTCCGAGATCGAGTCCGACACCAACAAGGATCACTCCTGCCCCGAGTGCGGCGCGGAGAAGGTCTCCCGCAAAGGCACCGGCATCTGGCAGTGCGGCAAGTGCGACTACAAGTTCGCGGGCGGCGCGTACCGTCCGGAGACGCCCGGCGGCGAGTCCGTGCAGCGCTCCATCCGCACCGCGCTCTCCGAGGAAGAACAGGAGGCATAATGTCGTACAAGTGCTCGCGCTGCAAGCGGGACGTCGAACTCGACGAGTACGGCGGCATCCGCTGTCCGTACTGCGGGCACCGCGTGCTCCTGAAGGAGCGGGCGCGCGACGTGAAGGAAGTTGACGTCCAGTAGGCACGCGACGACGCTTCGTTTCTCCTACGCTTCTCCCGCCGTCGCAGAGCGAATCGCCGCGAGCGTCCGCCCCGAATCCGGCGCTATCGAGGGCGACCGAACGACGGCGTCGCTCTCCCGGGAGGGCGACACCGTGACGGTCGACGTCGTGGCGAGCGACCTGACCGCGCTCCGCGCCGGCCAGAACACGTGGGTGACGCTGCTGGAAGTCGCGGAGCGCGCCGGGGATACCTAACCAGTTAGGGACTGCGCTCTTCAGTGTGACGCGGCTAGTATCGGATGCCGGCCCCGCGGACGCTTCCCCCTCCCCCTCTCCCCGGCGTCCGCGGACCTCCCCTTCGCCGGCGCGGGCCCGAATGCAGGGTCTTTTTCCCTTTCGGGCCCCGACTTTTCGCGTATGCAGGGTAACCTTCCGCCGGAGGCCCAGGAGAAACTCGAAGAGCTTCAAGACCTCCAGGAGACCGCGCAGACAGTGTCGACGCAGAAACAGCAGGCCGAGACCCAGCTGAGCGAGGCCGAGGCCGCGCTCGACGAACTCGACGACATCGACGAGGACACGACGATGTACCGCGAGGTCGGCGAACTCCTCGTGCAGACGGAGTACGACGAGGCCGAGGACGACCTCTCGGAGAAAGTCGACAACCTCGAACTCCGCGTCGAGACGCTCCAGAAGCAGGAAGAACGCGTGCAGGAGCAGTTCGAAGACCTCCAGCAGGAACTGCAGGAGATGCTCGGCGGCGGTGGCGCTGGCGGCCCGGCGCCCGGCGGCATGGGCGGCGGTCCCGGCGGCGCGTAAATGGAACCGACTGACGAGGAAGTCGTGGAGACCGCGGCCGAGGCAGCCGAAGGCTACGTGTTCTCGCAGCTGGCGACCTCGGACGTGGACGACCTCGACGTGACGGTGTCGTTCGAGGACGGCGTGCTCGACGTTGAAGTCTACATCACGGCGCCCGACGCGGATGTCGACCTCGAACAGGTGGCGGACGACGCCGCGCTCGTCGCAGGGCGGGCCGTCGACGACCTGTTCGCGGACGGTTAGGTCGCGAAGAAGACGAGCGCGCTGAGAACCATCGTGGCGAACGCGACGACGAGCGCGAGCGCGCCGCCCATCGAGACGGCGGCGTTCGCGTGACTGGCGAGCGTCTCGGTTCTGTCGTTCCCGAACACGGTGACTGTCGCGTGCTCGCTCGCCATCCCGGCCTCGACGGGTTCGAGGTCGTCGACGGCCTCGCTGGTGAGGTCGCAGAGGAGCGCTTCGAGGTCGTCCACGTCGAGCGCGCCCCCGACCTGGTTCACCGACTGGACGGTGTTCACGATATGCGTATCGGTCGTCATCACCTCCGCGTCATCCAACTCGAGGGCTTCGAGCGCGTCCACGAGGCGGTCGCGGACGCCGGGATCCATGTTGTTCCCGTCGACGAGCACGTAGCCCGTGCGCTGACCGTCGGTTTCGAGGACGGCGACGCGGACGCCGAGCGGGCCGATTCCCTCCGCTGGCGTCCAGTTCGTCTCGTCCCACGCGACGCCCATCCGGAGGTCGTGCTGGTCGGCGTCCACGAGGCGTTCCGCGACCTCGCCCGCCCCCCGTATCAGGTCGAAGGAGCGCTGGCTCCCCGGGACGACGTGCCCGAGGTCGTCGCCGTCGAGGCCGTCGTTCGAGTTGTGCGCGTCCGCGAGCAGCACGTCGTCCACGCCGGCGACCCGGGCCTCCGTGCTGGCGGTGAGACCGACGGCGTACGCCACGTCGTCCGCGAACCCGGGCGCGAACGTCGACGTGAGGAGGAGGTCGTCGCCGAACACCTGCCCGAGCAGGGACGCCTCGCCGGACTGCACGCGCGCGCTCCGGGTGGCGGTGTCGGTGTAGGTGATGCGGTCGTGTGCGCGCTCGGCGGCGTCGAGGAGCGGACGCACCTCGCGTTCCGTGACGAGGTTGAAGTCGTGGCCGGCGGTCGCGTGCGGCGGGAACGCGAGGCCCTCGGCGGATTCCGCGATCCGCTGAGGGAGGTTACCGCCGCCGATTTCGCCCATCGGCCCGGGGTGAATCATCGGGAGAACGAACCGCGCCTTCTCGCCGTCCCCGGTGCGTGCGGAGAGAACGGTGACGGGGACGACGGCGTCCTCGCCGAGTTGCTCGAAGAAGTCCTCAAGTTCGCGGGTTCCTTCGGCGATGTGGCCGATGAACCCCCGGACGAAATCGAGGACGCTGACGCCGAGGCTCTGCTTCCACGGCCGGTCGATGACGGCGAGGAAACCGTACGCGACGAGTCCGTAGAGCGCGGTCATGCCGACGAGGACGACGAAGTCTCCGGGCGTGAAGATGTACTGGATCTTGGTGGGCGCGCGCTCGGGCCGGGAGAGGAACGCCCCGACGAGCGGGCCGCCGAGTTCGAGGTAGTTCATCGCGCCCGAGTAGACGAACAGGAGAACCGCAGCGGTCGCGGTCTGGCTGCCCGCAGGGACGGCGGCGAGGAGCGGGGAGTTCCGGGAGACCGCGAGCACGACGAGCAGCCGTATCGCGAACACGAGCGCGAGCGCGGCGGTGAGGGCGTCGAACACGAACTGCTGGCCGAGCGGCGTGAGCACGGTGACGACGCCGGCGACGGCGAGGATTGCGACGACGACGAGTTCGCAGACGAGCGCGAGCAGCGACGAGCGGTTGTAGGTGAGTTGCCCGCCGAGCCGGCGGTCGACGGGCGTCGTCGCGAGCGCGGCGACGACGGTCGGAATGCCGACGAAGAAGACGCCCTGCCAGGCGTCCTCCAGCACGGACGGCGTCTCGAACGCGCCGATGCCCGTGACTGCGGCGACGAGCAGGGCGAACGCGACACTGACGTACCAGTTCGGCGCGCGGAAGATGTACCGCGAGAGGCTCGCGAGGTCGCCCTGCGTCTCCGTCATCCCTTAGCAGCGCTCGAGGAAGTTCTCGAACACTTCCTCGCCGCGCTCCGTGTGCGCGACCTCGGGGTGCCACTGGACGCCGTAGAGGTCGCGGTCGGTGTCGCTCATCGCCTCCACGTCGCACACGTCGCTCGTCGCGGTGAGCGTGAATCCCTCGGGGAGTTCTTTCACCTCGTCGGCGTGGCTCGCCCACACCCGGGTTTCGGGCGCGAGCGACCCGACCAGCGGGTCGTCCTCGTCCACGATGTCCACGGTCACGTCCGCGTACCCGCCGTAGTCGCCGGAGCCGACGCGGCCGCCGAGTTCGTCCGCGATGAGCTGCATCCCGAGACAGATTCCGAGCACGGGGACGTCGAGGTCGAGGTAGTCCGCCGACCGGCCCGCGCGCTCGATGCTCGGCCCGCCCGAGAGCACGATACCGTCGGCATCCACGTCCGCCGGGTCGGTGGTGTTCTCCACCAGATCCACGTCCACCCCGAGGTCGCGCAGCGCGCGCTTCTCGAGGTGCGTGAACTGGCCGTGGTTGTCCACGACGACGATGTGCGTCATTACCCGTGATTGGACGCGACCGGATAAAAACCCATTCGACTCGGCTACTCGGCGTCGCGCTCCGCCGCGGTTTCGAACCCGAGTTCCGCGAGCTCGTCGCTCTTCCGCCCCTCGCGCTCCGCGAGCGCCGCCGCGTCCGGACTCGCGTCGTCGTCGATGGCCGCCCACGACCCGTGCACCTTCGCGTGACACCACCGACAGAGCGTCACCGTAATCTCGTGCGCGAGCTCCCCCGCACCGTCCGTACTGCTCGCCTGTTCCGCGGACTCGTTTCGCTCACCCGCGCTGTTCGCGGTTTCACCGCTCGCCTGTTCCGCGGACTCGCTTCGCTCGTCCGCGTACGACAAGTGGTGTTCTTCGAGCAACGGCCGGGCGTCGCTGTGGGCGTTCCGGCGTTCGTCGAGGCCGCAGCGCGCACACTCGTCGCTCGTGGCCGTGTCCCGGTAGTGCGGGCAGTCGCGCCACGCCCAGTCGTCGGCGGCGACGGGACACCGGTAGTCGTCGGCGCGGCGCTCGGCGGCGAACTCGGGGTCGTGCTGGGCGTGCTCGACGGCGTACCGGCACCTGCCGTCGCCGGTGACGTGGTCGCAGACCCCGGCGCGCTCGTAGGGATCCGCTACCCCGACGCTCGTGCCGGACGGGGTCTTCTCCATGGGGGCGAGTCGAATGCCAGGGGTTTAGGCGCGTCGGGACGGGGGAGAACGCTTAACGCCCTCGACCGATTCCGGGCGCGTGTGCGACTCCGACACAATCCCGACGACAGCGCGCGCACGCTCGCGACCGAGGTGGAGGTCGCGGACGGCCTGGTGAGCCGCGGGCTCGGCCTGATGTTCCGGCGGTCGATCCCGGACGACTACGCGCTCGCGTTCCGGCACGACGAGGCGAAACCGCGCGGCCTTCACATGGTGTTCGTGCCGTTCGATATCGACGTGGTGTGGACTGAGAACGAGGAGGTGACGGCGGTGGAGACGCTGTCGGCGTGGACGGGGCGCGAGACGGCAGTTGCGGACGACCTGTACGAGCTCCCGGCGGGCGCGGCGAGCGAGGTGTCGGTCGGCGACCGGTTGTGGTTAGAGGTATGACGTTATTTCTGCCCGGTTTGTCAGGGGATTAAGTGCCTGAACGCGGTGCGTACTACTAAGATGGGAGCCGGAACCACCGAATCCGAGTACGACCTTATCATCGTCGGCGGCGGTATCAGCGGCGCCGCCCTGCTCTACACCACCGCGAAGTTCACCGACGTGGAACGCGTCGCCCTCGTGGAGAAAGAAGCGGAGATAGCGGCCATCAACTCCCACCACACGAACAACTCGCAGACGCTCCACTTCGGCGACATCGAGACGAACTACACGCTCGAAAAAGCCGAGTCCGTCAAGGAGGGCGCGGAACTCCTCGCGGGCTACCTCGAGAACGCCGACCCCGACCGCGAGTTCCACTCGAAGCGCTCGAAGATGGTGCTCGGCGTCGGCGACGAGGAAGTCGAGAGCCTCCGCGCGCGCTACGAGGACGAGGGCTTCGGCGACCTCTACCCGAAACTCCGCCAGATCGGGCGCGAGGAGATC is drawn from Salarchaeum sp. JOR-1 and contains these coding sequences:
- the dcd gene encoding dCTP deaminase, which encodes MILSDADLLDRLEAGDLVVEPLDDPELQIQPASIDVRLGREFLEFQRANIPCIHPNDETEVDDYVTETVVDEGGEFILHPGDFVLGTTHERVEVPSDLVAQVEGRSSLGRLAVVVHATAGFIDPGFRGKITLELSNLGTAPVALSPGMRISQLVFTELTSSADRPYGSERGSKYQDQGGPQASRIRGDREFGGEQ
- the pth2 gene encoding peptidyl-tRNA hydrolase Pth2, with the protein product MKQAIVVRADLGMGTGKVAAQASHASLRAFEYADDRAQRAWKQGGQKKIVLKAGSERELYELSEEAKAAGLPSAVIEDAGHTQVEPGTPTALAIGPAAEADIDAITGDLSLF
- the truD gene encoding tRNA pseudouridine(13) synthase TruD codes for the protein MIDAHPLERAVGVERYASSTPGTGGRLRESPGDFRVREIEDFAAEPAGESAGDYPHVVVRATLTDWDTNGFARALSNRLGISRERVNWAGTKDKNAVTTQLFTVRAIDPGDVPDIRNAEVEVVGRAGRNIQFGDLVGNEFEIVVRDPDRPENANGITDELAAFGGQSTDAVAASAETADAGRSVAAPNFFGQQRFGSYRPVTHEVGLAVVRGDWEGAVLAYVGNPSEHEPPETRAAREFVEETRDWSAAIEEFPGHLRYERTVLNRLAENGGESEADFRAALETFPSNLQRLFVHAAQSYAFNRILSERMARGLPFSEPVEGDVVCFADADAPGDLTIPDPDRLQRATSERVSVLSRHAERGRAFVTAPLVGTETDLADGEQGDIERDVLADLDIAPSDFDLPGEFHSEGTRRAILVRTDIDVARDPLTFTFALPKGSYATVVLREYLKTSPLDL
- a CDS encoding VOC family protein, which codes for MSEYPVSDDLPDAPFHTTGVDHITMIGSNEEDTIEFYRDLLGMPLVLRQPNLDDPNQTHLFFDAGDGRILTFFVNEDRDSNPQPHRHRVGSVHHLSVSIDPHEFETVMESLDDAGHGFNVFDRGVFHSLYTRDHNGLVIELATDKYEIPDDRRGEVLAKTQEIREADGADYAEAEHLEEALDELGLDAEPVELPDAPTGAGV
- a CDS encoding DUF2103 domain-containing protein, which encodes MECRQCGAPLDKPGDYCLLCDTANCDAVVVDIEASRATLTFLDAERVEDDPRSPVLGETVVTTTPEPDAERAVAQVRNFAGRIADEIRRKRPETVFVTGEREVVRALRGDLHHELYRVSGADPVESVLERWGGRDLEIVEKSAAEKIGGSHTTLVGEREGWHAIETIAGHPHVKKIVPGPIDAGGASTRGGVRAKVTRADTNGNVRLLIREGSSVQENRVVTTAMDRETGERVRDDLNDALEDEGLKRDA
- a CDS encoding 50S ribosomal protein L37ae, with amino-acid sequence MAEKKSTTGSAGRFGARYGRVARRRVSEIESDTNKDHSCPECGAEKVSRKGTGIWQCGKCDYKFAGGAYRPETPGGESVQRSIRTALSEEEQEA
- a CDS encoding DNA-directed RNA polymerase subunit P, whose product is MSYKCSRCKRDVELDEYGGIRCPYCGHRVLLKERARDVKEVDVQ
- a CDS encoding KEOPS complex subunit Pcc1, giving the protein MTSSRHATTLRFSYASPAVAERIAASVRPESGAIEGDRTTASLSREGDTVTVDVVASDLTALRAGQNTWVTLLEVAERAGDT
- a CDS encoding prefoldin subunit beta, giving the protein MQGNLPPEAQEKLEELQDLQETAQTVSTQKQQAETQLSEAEAALDELDDIDEDTTMYREVGELLVQTEYDEAEDDLSEKVDNLELRVETLQKQEERVQEQFEDLQQELQEMLGGGGAGGPAPGGMGGGPGGA
- a CDS encoding DUF3194 domain-containing protein, producing MEPTDEEVVETAAEAAEGYVFSQLATSDVDDLDVTVSFEDGVLDVEVYITAPDADVDLEQVADDAALVAGRAVDDLFADG
- a CDS encoding DUF2070 family protein yields the protein MTETQGDLASLSRYIFRAPNWYVSVAFALLVAAVTGIGAFETPSVLEDAWQGVFFVGIPTVVAALATTPVDRRLGGQLTYNRSSLLALVCELVVVAILAVAGVVTVLTPLGQQFVFDALTAALALVFAIRLLVVLAVSRNSPLLAAVPAGSQTATAAVLLFVYSGAMNYLELGGPLVGAFLSRPERAPTKIQYIFTPGDFVVLVGMTALYGLVAYGFLAVIDRPWKQSLGVSVLDFVRGFIGHIAEGTRELEDFFEQLGEDAVVPVTVLSARTGDGEKARFVLPMIHPGPMGEIGGGNLPQRIAESAEGLAFPPHATAGHDFNLVTEREVRPLLDAAERAHDRITYTDTATRSARVQSGEASLLGQVFGDDLLLTSTFAPGFADDVAYAVGLTASTEARVAGVDDVLLADAHNSNDGLDGDDLGHVVPGSQRSFDLIRGAGEVAERLVDADQHDLRMGVAWDETNWTPAEGIGPLGVRVAVLETDGQRTGYVLVDGNNMDPGVRDRLVDALEALELDDAEVMTTDTHIVNTVQSVNQVGGALDVDDLEALLCDLTSEAVDDLEPVEAGMASEHATVTVFGNDRTETLASHANAAVSMGGALALVVAFATMVLSALVFFAT
- a CDS encoding GMP synthase subunit A, translated to MTHIVVVDNHGQFTHLEKRALRDLGVDVDLVENTTDPADVDADGIVLSGGPSIERAGRSADYLDLDVPVLGICLGMQLIADELGGRVGSGDYGGYADVTVDIVDEDDPLVGSLAPETRVWASHADEVKELPEGFTLTATSDVCDVEAMSDTDRDLYGVQWHPEVAHTERGEEVFENFLERC
- a CDS encoding DUF192 domain-containing protein; the encoded protein is MRLRHNPDDSARTLATEVEVADGLVSRGLGLMFRRSIPDDYALAFRHDEAKPRGLHMVFVPFDIDVVWTENEEVTAVETLSAWTGRETAVADDLYELPAGAASEVSVGDRLWLEV